The Ziziphus jujuba cultivar Dongzao chromosome 1, ASM3175591v1 genome segment TCCaactatattttaatatttccaattaatttcactatttaaaaaaattgaagaaaaatatttggaaagGGAACCTGCATGGGTCCATCATGAAATAGCTCGTTTAGGATGGTGATATTCTATCTCATTGCTGTCAAgccaataatataatatcatcTTGAATAAATTACATAAACCTCCATGTGAATTATTTGACACTTACAAACAATACATTTAAACTAtcaaataatgaataaaccCTTCAACAACATATTGCCCCTTTTTAAACCAATTAAatgttaaacatttttttaatttgacaaCAATACCCTTTTAGCATATCCATTACactattttctaaataatttaatccaatttttattttattttaatattaaaaatcatatttcctttaaaaaatattaaaaatattattaatataattaattgaatttattcatTCTAGAAAATATTaaggaattttaaatttttaaatgttcataaatttttttttaaggataattTTGTCTAGCTGTACACGTTTTCTATAAGGAGTGAATCTCATACATCTATTTTTTATGTTGTAACCAGAGAAGTAGCCAAGATTGCACTATATTGTTTATACTATgttattttctttaactttgtaagtttttaatagttttgaGTGTAACACTTCACCTTCACTAGTAGATATGTACTCTATTGATATTGTTCTCAATTTAACCATTCATTTGGTATAGGATATTTTATTCAGGGAGTAATCTTTTAGCCATCTACTTGCCATAGGGTTTTTTGTTCAGGGGTTACCAAAAGATTATTCATCCAAGACTATTCTCGTCTAAAcatgcttaacttcgaagttctttcaaactttgaagtcaattgttataaaaaaagcCTTGGCATTTTAaaagtgactatcattacatttgaattattCTCCATTCTACATCCGGACAATGTAGGATTGGATATTGAGTACCCTGCCAATGTCTCTTGTAGCCATCCATATTGATCATCACAATCTACTCCCCTTAAGGCCCAGCATCCTTGCTGGTAAATTTCCAACCTGATACATGCTTTGATACTATTTACAGCACCTCACCTCTACTAGCAGACCTAACACTTTCTACCAATATCATTCCCAATTTAAAGAGTGATTATCATTGCAATTAAATCATCTTTCATTCCATACGCGGACGATGTGGCATTGGACACTAAGTAATCTATCAGTATCTCTTGCACTCTCACATATTAGTCATCATAATTTACTTCTTTAGGGGCCTAGCATTCTCGCTGGCACATCTCCAACTGGGTATAAGCtctaataccatttgtaacaccctAACTCAAATGATGGACCTATCACTATCTACCGATATTATCCCTAATTTAGCTACCATACTCGGTATGAGATTTCTTATTAAGAGCTTTCTATAAGGTCACTCATCCTTGGATTACTCTCACctaagcacgcttaacttcgaagttatTTTGAATCCTAAAGtcaattattttgaaaagaCATTAGTATTATAAAAGTGACTATCATTAAATTAGAATCATCCCCTATTTCACACCCGATCGATATGCAATTGGATACCAAATAGCCTTCAAGTGTTTCTTACACCCCCCTCATAATGGTCATCACATTAAGGGTTTTTCGTAACATCAAAGGgttatttgtaaatattaaataatttaaaaagccATTGTGCAATTTACCTTatgatctttttaaaaaaaagcggttagtttatatttttttaaattaattagtttttttttttttttactaatatttttaaacaaGATAATATCATATCATTAAATACAAgtggagacaaaaaaaaaattgagaagtgTTTTTTCACTGCCATTTTTCAGAGAActccatttaaataaaaaaatataaaattatttcatataatatttttaatgcttAAAATATCCTAAATTTATATACTCCAGAACCAAggcaaaaatgttttttttttttttcattttaacaaaTCAAACACCATTCATGGAAACTGATAGTCATGTTTGGGAACGAATCAAAAGGATTTTGGGCAAAACTGATAATGACTAGACTTCATGGGATTTTCTTTCTGATAAAAATGTTTTGGAGCAAAACTAATAGTCATAAAAACTCCACCAAATTGATATTATAAACATATTTGAATTATTCAATTGTGTACTTATTAACATTGTtcaaatttattcaattttatatttgtgaATGTTTTccaagaatttattttaaatttgttcggttgcaaatttttgaaaaacattgAAAATGTTCAGTTAACAATTACGAAGTGTTCGATTCCAAATTgggaaataaaatgaaatattgcataccatgataaaaaaaaaaaaaaattaaaaatacaaaacaaaatgaatcattgcaaaatggaaaagaaaaaataaatgcatcttaatctttcatatttttgagattttattatttgtttaactaatttttatgcAATTCTAGTTTATAATGAAGTATatgttagataaaaaaaaaaaattaaaaggatgaataaaaatttataaggaggttattaaaaatatttatttattaaataccctaataatttcaattaaatataaaaatataaatttacaataaaattatatagaatttatttagtGGTAAAATTAGAAACActcgaaataataataataataatgacaaaaaGATCTTATCCGTTGATCTAGCGAACCTAGGAGTAGGGATCCTTCCCCTTATTTAAgaaattttcccaaaaaattaaatgaggTATGCAACTGCACCGAGAATTCACATTATTTTCTTCATACTGATACATaataatgtatttatttatttttggtaaaaagctaattattaaatatttcctttcctccataaaaaattaatttaaatatatttgcaaGCCCAATGGACGATGTttcttctcatacttccaaaaaattcaaattgtgtgGCAAAACCctgtggtatatatatatatatatatctccatCTGGCAGGGTCAAATGAAAGACTTTAAAAGGCTGACAACAACCACATTTCAAAGGTGGTGAGGTGTGGTTTCGCATAAAGCCCATAAAAACAAAGTTATATCTTTTTGTAGGAAAATGCTTTGCCATGCCTATCGATATCTGGTACCTTCCCATGCAACTTCCTCGAAAGAcaactttctctctccctctctctctctttctctctctctcagttttCAACATGGCTTCGAATTATTATACAGAGAGCAAAATGCCGGCAAGCAACAACCTCTTCCACCAAAACTAATTAAGCTTTCTCTTATCTGTACCTTTGTTGTCATTCACAGCTACCTCTCCTTCCTCGAAAATTTCCCTCCATTCCTTCTTTAATTCTTCTTCATctctttcatatttatatacatgtatatatatacactagtcGTCCACCACCGAGCCACCAATCCACCAAACAATTCTAGATCGCGATTTACGTGCTTTTATCGTCTTGGGTATGGCTTTCAGAAATGGGGTTATGTTCGAAGATTTCTTTCCAGCCATGGTGGAGAAGTTGGGAGCTGAAGGGTTTATGAAGGAGCTCTGCAACGGGTTCCGGTTGTTAATGGATAGAGAGAAGGGCGTGATCACGTGCGAAAGCCTGAAAAGGAACTCGGTTCTGCTTGGTTTGGAAGGCATAAGCGATGAAGAGGTGATGTGCATGGTTAACGAAGGTGATTTGGATGGCGATGGAACTTTGAATGAGATGGAGTTTTGTACTCTCATGTTTAGGTTGAGTCCTGCTTTGATGCAAAGTTCCAAAGAATTGCTTGAGGAAGCCATTATTAGTGAAATGtagtctttcttcttcttttctttttcttttttttttaaattttttttttctttttgggtaaggtctatatatatgtgtgttatgCTAGGGCAtgatcttttctttttcactagtCCTTACCTTTTCTACTTTGTATTCGAgcttaattatcattttatta includes the following:
- the LOC107422901 gene encoding calcium-binding protein KRP1; protein product: MAFRNGVMFEDFFPAMVEKLGAEGFMKELCNGFRLLMDREKGVITCESLKRNSVLLGLEGISDEEVMCMVNEGDLDGDGTLNEMEFCTLMFRLSPALMQSSKELLEEAIISEM